AGACTCTttcttgactttgagaaacacccatagtgcaataccagacacagacaccattttccgtattacaagtcagtgtacctcTGAAATAATTTTTTGAAGCTCTGTTTTGatgtaaaattgttacataatgttgctttaacgGTGATGCGTGAGTGAGCAAGCACATCTCAACCATGAGGAAACCATGACTAGTCGAATTATCTAAATGCTTAGGAATGGTGCTTCAGTGCTTCCTTTTGTATCTCCTTTAGCTTAGAGTAGGctacactggaccatcctttgCGAAAGGAAAGGATTATGCAACGACAATAAAATCCACCGTCGCATAATTACGTATGGCGTTTCCGTCGTATGGCAACACAtctgacttttattttgacagggCAGCAGGAAAGAAACGGGTATAGCCTGTTCTTGTTTGTCTACTAAAGTAAAGTTAGTAAGTTTGGTTTATCACCAATGTAAAGCTCGTTTGTATGACAGACAGTAACGAGTACGACAGTACAGAATGGCAGGGAAGGAACCATGCCCTTTGATTGTTGTTCGTCCATCCCGTTGTATCGTTGATGAGAAGTTCTTAGTGCTTGTTCAGAATTTGCCTCCTGGACTGGCGGTCACTGTACATGCCTTAATTCACTCTGAAGACGATGACTTTTGGGAGGCGTTTGGTCATTACATCAGTGATGACAGGGGATGTGTTAATGGTAGGCTTATAGCACACATTTTATATTCTTCAGATGTTTTCACAGTTGTCTTTGTTGACAAAGTGGTTCAGTAATGAAAGTGTTTTGAGTGCTGCCCCCCACAAATGTATTGTGCTCTAAACACTTGGTTCCTAGTTGCCAAGGATGCTAGTATTGGAGGGTCTTATGACGGTGTCGAGCCAATGGGTCTTTTATGGAGCATGAAACCAATCCCAGGAAGTAGACCAGGTCTCAGGTGAAGTGTAATACTGTTGATATATTTGCTTTTATATGCTCAGCAATTGTCATTGTACTTTAAGTTGTTTGGTTGACCTATGTCAGGTTACGGAAGAAGGAAGTGCACACTCCATTGGTTGTAAACATTTCAGTTTACCAAGGCCACATGAATGAAAGGTTTAAAGACACACGCGCTCTGGCGTGTGCTGTGGCTGAGCGCTGGTACATGGCTCCTGGTGTTCAGAGGGTCGGCATCACCACAAACGGACTCAAAGGGACTCTGTTCTTACCTCCAGGTAGACATGTATTTATTGAGGTAGAAACCATATTACAGTTTGAGCATCATTTTTCTACACAGCTCACAAAAGGCATTTAACCAAAACATCCTGTCTCTCACAAACCTCAACACAGTTAGTCTGGATTGTCCTGCCTCTGTCTCCGTTTCTATTTTATGGTAGCATAGTCCTTTATCAGCACAGAGCTATCATACAGGTGAATTAAAACATAGCaaagataaaaaaacaaatgaatataaaCATCTGTCATTTGACAAATTGCTTTAACGAATAATATAAATCATATGTGAAATGAATTTGTAGGTGCTGGACCTTTTCCTGGTCTGCTGGATCtgtggggaggtggtgggggctTAGTGGAGTACCGCTCTGCCCTGCTGGCCTCCCATGGGTATGTGTCTTTAGCTCTGGACTACATGACCCCCAAGACCTCTGGCAATGGCACGCAGCATGTTGGCAATGACTACTTTGAGGTAATAGTTTCTACACTACCGATTTGGTTGCTATCTGTTTACACATGCATTGTAGCACAGACTCTCTGTCGCTGTTATCATGTTATTATAGTTCTTGATCAACCATGATACAACTTTTAAGGGCCATGATTTCAAAAAGTAAGCAAAAAAATGTCCAGAGCAGGCTgtaaaacagattttttttttcacaaagcaACACCCTGTCCATGACCTTGGTCTCGCTATTATGTTGCCAAACACCCGTCTTCTTGGGTAATAAACTCCACTGGGTTCAAACTCCAGTAAACTCTGATTTTGACCCATTTAATGCTTACATAACATTTGGAGTGAATGACACACATTGATTATGGCAAGATGGACATCCACTTAAACAGTGAAATAAATTAAGCTACTAATTTAGTTTAGTAAGCTAAACAGAcatgatttatttttctcttcgaATGTTTCAGGCAGCATTCCGATTGCTCCAGGAGCACCCTCAGGTGTGTGGTGACAGGATTGCAATGTTGGGCCTGTCGTTTGGCACCTCCGTGGCTCTGGGCATGGCTGTGTATTCCCCAGTTATAAAGGTACTCAAGACCAACCTTTtacacagaggtcacacaccGCCAGTAAACGCTATGAAACACTTTATATAGTGAGCAAGACAGCATGGTTGTACATTGAGTTTGACCcagttttaaaatgacaccatgGCATCTGAAATAATATGTCATCACAATTTGGAAGTCAaaggaatacaaatattttggttAAGTATGGAAAGTTctatgtgttaaaaaaaaacatttgtctgTGGGGTTTTTTGTGGGGTATTTACTTtgtagaacttttaagtttagTAATCTCTGGCTTTCTTCCTGTGTCTCTTTGCCAGCCCAAATGTttggtgtctgtgagtgggaGCCATGTCATGCCTGTTAATGGCTCCCTGTCAGATGTCTTTGCAGAGATCAAAAAGTACGTGTTACCATCTAAACCCATTTATATCCATATGATGTCAAGTGTAGATTGtgacaacacaaatgcattcatttaaaGAACTCCAGCATTACTATACCGtaactgaaactttaatatatatatatatataacagctGCTACACTCAAGCTGGGAATTGCACCCACCTCTCTAGCTACTGTTGTTTCTGAATTCTTGTGTAGAAATGCCCATAACACTCGCCATGATGAGGAGAATAGGATCATATGGCGGGATTTGCTTTTACCCATTCCTGATGACCCCTCCAAGAAAGTTGATGTGAGTTGAAATCACAATTCTTTGTTTACACCAAAATTCATCttcacttaaaggtgcagtatggTATATATAGggtgatctattagcagaaattgaatatagtattcataattgttcattactgtataatcacctgtaaccACGAATCGTGTtttcattagcttagaatgagcccttcgtatCTTACACAGCGGAGATGTTGTGATGATGTGCTGAACTCAAACGCACGACTCGGACTCAGGAGTAAGGAGAGAATAAACTTTACTGAAAcggggttcggtacacaggtggTCAGTCCAATAGCAAGCAAACTATTCAAGAGGACATAGACAAAAGGGTAATCCGTTGTTCAGGCAGAGGTTGGCAACAAGTAAATTAATAAACAAGGAACTATCAAACGAACGCGAGGGAATAACAACGGAACTTACAATCATAACAACGAGCGCTAGAAACACAAGGAACACGGAGAAACACAATGAAAAAGCAATGGCGTGAACGCAccgagaaaacaaaacacaagaaaTTAAATACGACAGctgaaaacaatcaaggcggggcagacaatcaacaaggcagggtacacacaagggcagggcgtgAGGAGTCTGACACAAGGAgacaaaggtaaacaaacacaaaagcaaacacatgGAAAACAAAGTAGAAACAGGACGGGGCTTAACAATCAACAAGGCGGGGCACACACAAGTGCAGGGCGTGAGGAGGGACACCAGGAGAAAAAGGTAAACGAGCACAAAAGCGAAGAACACACGACAACACCAGGAAAACAAACTAAGAAACAGGACGGGGCTTAACAGTATCTATATAGGGAGCTGATCCTCTTCCTCCAGGTCTGCCATGTTGCGCCACCATATTTCTGCAGTAGCCCAGAGAAGACAAACCAAAGCCCTGGCACTAGAGAGGGTCTTTCACATTTTGACCTGATGGCCTGACGGCCACCATCACCTGTCCTACGTGCCTGGAAAGGGAgaggtattcagttggttgcaatctgcaggcTCACCGCTAGGTGCCATTAAATCCTACATACTCCACCTTTAAGCTCTAGCCATgcaaaaatcaaatcaaaccagACACATAGGTCAAAAATCAGCTTATAGAAGGATGTATTGTCTTCACAGAAAAAGAATGATGGTTAAACCATTGCTTTCCCTTCTACTGCTGCCCAAAATTGAAGTAGGATGTATAGACATCCTTGTATATACATTacaacgcatacacacatacataaatacagagTACATACACACCACAAATGAAGAATAAATAAGGTGCAGTAAGGTTCACTTGAATGGTTATGATTTGCATCTCCAATGACATGTTTATGCACTAATGTGACTGTTATTATCATCCATTCGGACTCCCAGGTTGGCCGGATCCAGTGTCCTGTTTTGCTTCTAGTGGGAGAGGATGACCAGAACTGGCCCGCCTCAGAATCTGCAGAGGACGTACATTCACGTTGTCTACTGTCTTTACTCtacatcaggggttttcaactggttttgtcccagggaccaccattctgaccagaaagtaatccgcggcccactgatgtgccagtgattcccaaaacattttacagtcccgtacccttctttttcatgtttgtaaccgccgccgccgccacgccccctccccccgcacacatattctgcctataatacttgtcagtgtaatttcttcgctgaatatgggtctacatcagtattttgggcaatgcgacttggctattcagacataaatatgtcgacgggccaaggtatatttatataaaaaaaaaaaaagtcaatggtgaactgatcaacataggctcatttCGCGGACCCGCTGCAAGGCcatcgcggaccaccagggggccacggacccctggttgaaaacccctgctctacatCCTTAGAGTGGATTCCTATCGTTGCCAAAGAAGTGTAACAGTGTCAAAAGTAGCTGTAGTGTACACACTGGAAGTGTAACTATTAAGGATGCCTTTTCttttgttggtgttggtgatTTCCTCATTTTGAAAAATTGTCCATCTAGATGAGGCAGATGATGGAGAAAGCTGGAAACAGCCACCTACTCACTATAGCCTCCTACCCCGGGACCGGACACCTGATTGAGCCCCCGTACAGTCCACACATCCGTGCCAGCAATTTCATGGTGGCTCAGGCAAGGACAAAGGGTAAGCTTTTGTgtaaccatttacatttacatttacatttagtcatttagcagacgcttttgtccaaagcgacgtacaagggagagaacagtcaagctaagagcaataaaaagcatggtgtaacaataaatactactttacatgagaattagaaaacaacgacctagaaaaaaggaaaaagaagtgcaggaatgtaactgctgaagtgcaagttaagcgctggtcaggtgccagttaggaagggaggtgctctctgaagagttgggtcttcagaagcttcttgaaggtagagagggacgcccctgctctggtagtacaaCCATTCCCATGATATCATATAACAAGTTTATTATTTCCACACATTTCTCCCCCAAAAACATGTAGTGATTAGCCTAGGTGGCTAGTGGGGATgacaggtgtgtggtgtgtgtcctgcacatgatgaccatataccatcagaATGGATTTTTAGGATGATGCAAAAAACTGGTCGGCTACAAAAACATGGAAAAACAGGAAAACCCTGCATAATGTGTCCATAAATGTTATGGTATTGTtgcaccatgctttttattgctcttagcttgactgttctctcccttgtacgtcgctttggacaaaagcgtctgctaaatgactaaatgtaaatgtaaatgtaaatgcaagtttgtttaggttgttttttttgtgtttgtatgtttttatgtttactgtatgcacctatacatcagaacaaatcccaggtaggtgtaaacctacttggcaataaatactattctgattctgattctgattctgagaacAACAATGATCCTCTAGAGGGCGCTGTAGTTATAAGAAGCAAGCATTTCACCTCTGCTCAAATGTCACTGCTGAGTTCCATCTCCACGGGGGTGACTAATGAATCTTTTTTACCAATATGTCTTTGCTACTTATAATAGCCTCAAATTCAGATTCATGTTCTGTTCAGCTTGTAGATGACACAATAAAGTAGGCATTGTAGGAGTCTGGTAATAGATTCTTGATGGGCATCGCTCTTGTGGTTTGTATTTCAGTGATAGTTCTGTGGGGAGGACAGACTGTGCCACACTCAAAGGCACAAGAGGATGCCTGGCAGAAGACCTTGGTGTTTCTGGAGGACCATCTCTATGGCACCAAGCACAGAtgtccgcgtccccaaaactaagctccgcaccatgggcgaccgggccttttcctcggcagcgccacgcttatggaacagcctccctgaccacctaagggcaacgcagacgctggactcctttaaagctggactaaaaacatttttattcaggaaggcatttctggccttgtgttaaatcgtatgttaaaatgttaaaaagttttctattatgcttatgttaattcatttttattttattgtattattatagttagtttttaatatgttggcactctgagattctattgaatgaagagtgcattacaaataaaataaattattattattatagatgATGGTCAAGCCAAGGCCTTCAAATAGGGAAAGGGATGAAAGTCATGGTCCTGCTCTACAGTTAGCAGCCATGTCACTTGTTTCTATGGTAACTCTAAACACAGAGATGATAATGCCAGCAAATCGAAACCACACCAATCAACAGTTTGTCAAGTGCagttcatgtcatgtcattaaATAAGTGATACTTCTTATGAAATTCCTAAGCTCAATGACACACCACTTTGGGAGTAGTGCTGGTTCCCTCTATTCAGCAGCATTCTTCTGGGTTTACAACACCCTGTTCTGCTGTCCTACTGCTgtagtggtacaggaggtagagaagtcgtttagtaatcagaaggttgctagttcgattccctgtcgaagtgtccttgagcaagacactgaacccctaattgctcctgatgtgcagtgtgccatcagtgtaaatgtaaaatgtgtatacattgtaagttgcacatatgtaagtcgctttggataaaagcgtctgctaaatgactaaatgtaaatgtagattcCCAGTCGTGGTATAATTTAATAATGGAAATCATCTCTATAATGCCTGCATAGGTGACTGAACTGCCTTTTCCACTGAATGCAGAATTGCTATGAATTACAGTGTCCATTCTACTCTTTTGAAGTTCTACACATCTTTGAGAGCTATCACACAGCTATGAAAGCTATCATGGACAAATATCTGATGCAGGTCTTAGTGAGCTTTGCTATTTGAGGCTGATGGtgaaattgtttgttttttttacaagcaAGAATTCTTTAATACCGCTGTTGATTCTGGTTATGTTCCAATCACTGGTAAGGATGTGGCCTTCAATCAACCCAAACTAATCTAGAATGGCAACCAAGGAATCCAATGTGATCCTGAATTGAAATACAAACTAAAGATAAGTCATGAAAATATGTATTGGTTTGTTTTGATAGGCCATCAAGGACACTATCCCCTATAAGAGATATAACAGATAGACCCACGTTTGTGGGTAGATGGTTGCCATGGTTATATTCCACATTTCTTGCTCATTATTTAGCTTGTTTGTGCTCATATGCCTTAAAAATGCCAGATCATGTGCCTTTCAGAAACATTCCTGCCATCAAAAACATTCACAGTGAGGACAGAAACATACATGATTCATTTGAATGATTTGAATAATTTCAACTTGTTGtttcaaaaataaatatatataaaaatgtatatagaAGAGAATCCAGATTGAATGTCAATGCATGCATAAGGGACCACATGGTACACTTGtacagaaataaaataaaataaataaagatttcTGTGATCTACTAATGACCAGCTCAGTCACTgcttacagtaattacagtgcTTGTGTAACCCAGCTAAATAATtacaattattacatttatttgtttatttattatatttgatTGGAGTATTGAAATTCTGCAAATTgattaataaataaacacttatttatttacatttgaagTTCGTTTCCTATAGAAAATTCAAATCTAGTCATATTTTATGAATCCTGGAAAGCTTCCCAGATTTTGCCCTTGAGCAAGGCATTCCACGTGTCTGTTGGGGAATTACCAcaaaattgttttgtttattcatgtatatatcgtttattgtttattgtgtatatatataatctgtTAATATAGAAGATGACAATTGTCAAAACAGTTTCTCAGTGAACAGTGGTGAACAGCATGTGTCCTTTTGCCCTCATGCATGAACTCAAGAGTTTTAGAAAGTTTCCCTCTGCCTCTGGTAGGAGAATGATTTGTCATATTAGTTATCAGTTCTACAACATCTGCCTGGCCAATAAACTAGAACTATTTGTGACCTTCAAGTTTGCACACAGCAAGTTTCAGAATTGCACTTGCACTTGCAATGGAATGTTATGGTGAAGAAGAATTTGGAATCCACCATTGTTTTTCAAGGATGTATGCTTGAGTATGTaattgttctttgtgtgtgtgtgtgactgtatacatttttatttgacatttaaatagaGAATACGCACGTGGTACTTGGTTTTCAAAAGAGTCCCATTCAGTTCTGGTTCTGGAGGTTCCGTGTGTGCATTCACACTTCTTATTTAAGGTGATCATCTCTGTTACCTGGGGGCACATTTCCAAGGGGAATCTCGGAGCAGCCGTACCTGTCGTCCGCAAGCAAATATCCTCGTGCCTTCACCCATCATACCTCTTTCCCCGTGGCATGACAAGCATAAATCAGTCTTGGATGAAACCTAATCCTCATTTTCCAAACACCCCCGGGGCACCGCTCTTCCCCCCTCGCTCTGTGAACCTCAGGTGTGTCTTTACATGCTGAAACACTCCGCTCCATTATCACACAGTGCTGCAGGGGACCGCtgatgtgtgtgcacagcacaGCTGCCATTCGGTGGAGAGACCTTACTTTTCCACCAGTGCAGGGCAAGAGCTCCGTCAATCCCAACTTGGACTCCACTCAGACTTTAAGTAATCTCAGTATATAATCTTTGACTCCGCTCAGACTGTAAGTAATCTCAGTTTAATCTGATGGAACATTCATATTCCTTTTTGAAATGGCTGACAACTGTCTT
Above is a genomic segment from Clupea harengus chromosome 3, Ch_v2.0.2, whole genome shotgun sequence containing:
- the acot19 gene encoding acyl-CoA thioesterase 19, giving the protein MAGKEPCPLIVVRPSRCIVDEKFLVLVQNLPPGLAVTVHALIHSEDDDFWEAFGHYISDDRGCVNVAKDASIGGSYDGVEPMGLLWSMKPIPGSRPGLRLRKKEVHTPLVVNISVYQGHMNERFKDTRALACAVAERWYMAPGVQRVGITTNGLKGTLFLPPGAGPFPGLLDLWGGGGGLVEYRSALLASHGYVSLALDYMTPKTSGNGTQHVGNDYFEAAFRLLQEHPQVCGDRIAMLGLSFGTSVALGMAVYSPVIKPKCLVSVSGSHVMPVNGSLSDVFAEIKKNAHNTRHDEENRIIWRDLLLPIPDDPSKKVDVGRIQCPVLLLVGEDDQNWPASESAEDMRQMMEKAGNSHLLTIASYPGTGHLIEPPYSPHIRASNFMVAQARTKVIVLWGGQTVPHSKAQEDAWQKTLVFLEDHLYGTKHRCPRPQN